Part of the Chloroflexota bacterium genome is shown below.
AAACTTACAAAACCCCATTTGGGATTGTAGGAGGACTAACACTCAATGGCTAAGCAAAAGTTCGAGCGGAACAAGCCCCACATCAACATTGGGACGATCGGGCACGTTGACCACGGCAAGACGACCTTGACCGCTGCCATCACCAAAACCATGGCACTGCGTGGCCGCGCTGAATTCCGCGCCTTCGACCAAATCGACA
Proteins encoded:
- the tuf gene encoding elongation factor Tu (EF-Tu; promotes GTP-dependent binding of aminoacyl-tRNA to the A-site of ribosomes during protein biosynthesis; when the tRNA anticodon matches the mRNA codon, GTP hydrolysis results; the inactive EF-Tu-GDP leaves the ribosome and release of GDP is promoted by elongation factor Ts; many prokaryotes have two copies of the gene encoding EF-Tu), whose translation is MAKQKFERNKPHINIGTIGHVDHGKTTLTAAITKTMALRGRAEFRAFDQID